From Etheostoma spectabile isolate EspeVRDwgs_2016 chromosome 8, UIUC_Espe_1.0, whole genome shotgun sequence, a single genomic window includes:
- the slc25a22a gene encoding mitochondrial glutamate carrier 1, with product MADKQISLPAKLINGGIAGLIGVTCVFPIDLAKTRLQNQQNGSRLYTSMSDCLIKTIRSEGYFGMYRGAAVNLTLVTPEKAIKLAANDFFRHHLSKDGKLTLLKEMLAGCGAGTCQVIVTTPMEMLKIQLQDAGRIEAQRKLMPETLAAGTVETKSPTAMQLTRELFREKGIAGLYKGLGATLLRDVPFSIIYFPLFANLNNLGKRGVDGPAPFYVSFISGCLAGSTAAVAVNPVDVIKTRLQSLNRGSTEDTYSGVTDCIRKIMRNEGPSAFLKGAYCRALVIAPLFGIAQVIYFLGVAEYLLSFLPKKDN from the exons ATGGCTGACAAGCAGATCAG TTTGCCTGCCAAATTGATCAATGGGGGGATCGCTGGCCTAATTGGAGTGACCTGTGTGTTTCCCATTGACCTGGCCAAAACTCGCTTGCAAAACCAGCAAAATGGATCTCGCCTTTACACCAGCAT gtcAGATTGCCTTATTAAGACCATCCGGTCAGAGGGGTATTTTGGGATGTACCGAG GAGCGGCAGTGAACTTAACACTAGTCACGCCAGAGAAAGCCATCAAATTGGCTGCCAACGACTTCTTCAGGCATCACCTCTCAAAGGATGG aaaactCACTCTGCTCAAAGAGATGCTGGCAGGGTGCGGGGCAGGTACATGCcag gtTATTGTCACAACTCCTATGGAGATGCTGAAAATCCAGCTCCAAGATGCTGGACGAATTG AGGCTCAGAGGAAGCTGATGCCAGAGACATTGGCAGCAGGGACTGTGGAGACCAAGTCCCCCACAGCCATGCAGCTCACCAGAGAATTATTTAGGGAAAAGGGTATTGCCGGGTTGTATAAGGGCCTTGGTGCCACGTTGCTCAG GGATGTTCCTTTCTCCATCATCTATTTCCCTCTTTTTGCCAACCTGAACAATCTGGGCAAAAGAGGCGTAGATGGTCCTGCTCCTTTCTACGTGTCGTTTATATCAGGCTGCCTTGCAGGAAGCACAGCTGCTGTTGCCGTCAACCCTGTCGATG TGATAAAGACTAGACTGCAGTCGCTGAACCGAGGGAGCACAGAAGACACGTACAGTGGAGTGACTGACTGTATCAG GAAAATCATGCGTAACGAGGGTCCATCAGCTTTCCTGAAGGGGGCCTACTGTCGAGCCTTGGTCATTGCACCTCTGTTTGGCATCGCCCAGGTGATCTACTTCCTGGGTGTGGCTGAATATCTCCTTAGTTTCTTGCCTAAAAAAGACAACTAA